One part of the Balneolaceae bacterium genome encodes these proteins:
- a CDS encoding DUF1080 domain-containing protein: MSGDDWYSRQEEGSRVNIITKEKYQDFEFRAEYNMSEGGNSGIFHHVIEQPGLAIHWSGPELQLSDNEAFPRNPTLLSCLHHYMIWKPAVPQNTRPAGEMGCNKNHFQWPIYGILAKR; encoded by the coding sequence ATGAGTGGGGATGATTGGTACTCTCGCCAAGAAGAGGGTTCCAGAGTTAACATCATTACAAAAGAAAAATATCAGGATTTTGAATTCAGAGCCGAATATAATATGAGTGAAGGAGGTAACAGCGGCATTTTTCATCATGTGATTGAACAACCAGGGTTGGCGATACATTGGTCGGGGCCGGAGTTGCAACTTTCAGACAACGAGGCTTTTCCCCGTAATCCAACGCTTCTCAGTTGTCTTCACCACTATATGATTTGGAAACCAGCCGTCCCACAAAATACTCGTCCGGCTGGTGAAATGGGCTGCAACAAAAATCATTTCCAATGGCCCATTTATGGAATATTGGCAAAACGGTGA
- a CDS encoding sulfatase-like hydrolase/transferase: MPITNPFLYIWLQMPTHLPYHDVPQDWYEYYLEQADELAKLIISESDEDELNNELDTVARIFAMISNIDDNVGRVMKQLQDLEIADETLVIYLNDNGPNTRRYVGPFRGMKTEVYEGGIRSPLWFYWPSRLSAECRW; the protein is encoded by the coding sequence ATGCCGATAACGAACCCTTTTTTGTATATCTGGCTTCAAATGCCCACGCATCTCCCTTACCACGATGTTCCACAAGATTGGTACGAATACTACCTTGAACAAGCTGATGAGTTAGCCAAACTGATAATTTCAGAGTCTGATGAAGATGAGTTGAATAATGAACTTGACACAGTAGCGCGAATCTTTGCAATGATTTCGAATATAGACGATAATGTTGGCCGGGTGATGAAGCAACTTCAGGATTTAGAGATCGCCGATGAAACACTTGTGATTTATCTGAACGACAACGGTCCTAATACACGTCGTTATGTTGGGCCGTTCCGTGGCATGAAAACTGAAGTTTATGAAGGAGGTATTCGTTCACCTTTGTGGTTTTATTGGCCGTCGCGATTAAGTGCCGAGTGTCGGTGGTGA